Proteins co-encoded in one Rhodococcus sp. PAMC28707 genomic window:
- a CDS encoding RNA polymerase sigma factor — protein MTEDVRREVAAVWRIESAKILATLTRTVGDLDLAEDLAGQALLEAVEQWPTSGVPRNPAAWLTSVARRRAIDGWRRKARLDERYAHFARELENGASIVENEPWDPDRIDDDILRLIFIACHPVLNRKAQVALTLRIVGGLTTEEIAKAFLISTATVQQRIVRAKKTLTSAKVAFEVPERAEFARRLGGVLSVVYLVFNEGYAASSGEEWMRTDLSNEALRLARILAELVPQEPEVHGLVALMELTASRFGARTDPDGVPILLSEQNRTKWDRGQITRGLASLARADAIGRGRGPYSLQAGIAECHAVAATFADTDWKRIVLLYEALQQLAPSPVVDLNLAAAVSMAYGPVIGLEYVDKLVSAGTLSGYHLLPSVRGDLLAQLGRIDEARIELLEAARLAGNERERAVLTAKAAELGSAQR, from the coding sequence ATGACCGAAGATGTTCGACGCGAGGTCGCGGCCGTGTGGCGGATCGAGTCGGCGAAAATTCTCGCCACGCTCACCCGAACTGTCGGCGATCTCGACCTCGCCGAGGACCTGGCCGGGCAGGCCCTGCTCGAGGCCGTGGAGCAGTGGCCCACTTCGGGCGTTCCCCGCAACCCGGCTGCATGGCTGACGTCGGTCGCGAGAAGGCGCGCGATCGACGGGTGGCGCCGCAAAGCTCGGCTCGACGAGCGTTATGCGCACTTTGCCCGCGAGTTGGAGAACGGAGCCTCGATTGTCGAAAACGAACCGTGGGATCCCGACCGTATCGACGACGACATCCTGCGGCTGATCTTTATTGCGTGCCATCCGGTTCTCAATCGAAAAGCGCAGGTGGCGTTGACGCTTCGGATAGTCGGCGGACTGACGACCGAGGAGATCGCGAAGGCGTTTCTGATATCGACAGCGACCGTCCAGCAGCGCATCGTGCGGGCCAAGAAGACGCTCACCTCGGCGAAGGTGGCCTTCGAGGTGCCCGAGCGCGCGGAGTTTGCCCGCAGGCTCGGCGGGGTCCTCAGCGTTGTGTATCTGGTGTTCAACGAGGGATACGCGGCCAGTTCGGGTGAGGAGTGGATGCGCACCGACCTGAGCAACGAAGCGCTGCGGTTGGCACGCATCCTCGCCGAACTGGTTCCGCAAGAGCCCGAAGTGCATGGCTTGGTAGCACTGATGGAACTGACTGCGTCGAGGTTCGGGGCCCGCACCGACCCCGACGGTGTACCAATTCTGTTGTCCGAGCAGAACCGCACGAAATGGGATCGTGGCCAGATCACCCGAGGCCTGGCATCTCTGGCGCGCGCCGATGCGATCGGGCGTGGTCGCGGCCCGTACAGCCTGCAGGCAGGGATCGCGGAATGCCACGCCGTCGCAGCGACTTTTGCCGATACCGACTGGAAGCGAATCGTGTTGCTGTACGAGGCATTACAGCAGCTCGCACCCTCGCCGGTTGTCGATCTCAATCTAGCGGCAGCTGTCTCGATGGCCTACGGCCCGGTCATCGGCCTGGAGTACGTCGACAAGCTCGTCAGTGCGGGGACGCTCTCCGGTTACCACCTGCTGCCGAGTGTGCGAGGAGACCTTCTTGCCCAACTCGGTCGAATCGACGAAGCACGCATCGAATTGCTGGAAGCCGCAAGGTTGGCGGGCAACGAGCGTGAGCGGGCGGTGCTGACCGCCAAAGCGGCAGAACTTGGAAGTGCTCAGCGGTGA
- a CDS encoding YciI family protein, translating to MKYMLIMRTTDQAIEASKDMDFAEIINAMGAYNESLLKAGVLLAGEGLAGPEEGFIVDFDAETPIISDGPYGETKELFSGFWIIQTSSKDEAVEWAKRCPLGPGVKLEVRRVTEMEEFDQSNEYVQKEAGWREELGTDRPVSS from the coding sequence ATGAAGTACATGCTGATCATGCGCACCACCGACCAGGCCATCGAAGCGTCCAAGGACATGGACTTCGCCGAGATCATCAACGCCATGGGCGCGTACAACGAGTCGCTCCTCAAGGCCGGGGTGCTCCTTGCGGGTGAAGGTTTGGCGGGGCCGGAAGAGGGTTTCATCGTCGACTTCGATGCCGAAACACCGATCATCTCCGACGGCCCGTATGGAGAGACCAAGGAGTTGTTCTCGGGATTCTGGATCATCCAGACCTCGTCGAAGGACGAGGCCGTCGAATGGGCCAAGCGTTGCCCGCTCGGCCCCGGAGTCAAGCTCGAGGTCCGTCGAGTCACCGAGATGGAAGAGTTCGATCAGAGCAACGAGTACGTCCAGAAGGAAGCGGGTTGGCGTGAAGAACTCGGCACCGATCGACCTGTCTCCTCCTGA
- a CDS encoding class I adenylate-forming enzyme family protein, which produces MTGTAQHHRSLIGRATIGDQLRRHARTQPHKTAFISYRSDGTRLVTTYGELDAHANRFANLLLDLGVRHGDRVASMARNSVDVVIAYYGTLKIGAAFTGINVMYRSAEVQHQLEHAEPTVVVADAEFADTVADVKPESTTLVTFGAHYEELTAQLPSSDPEVDMDENDVAMVIYTSGTEAAPKGVMIPHRNFLISTAPAWSWGLQTGPEDTWLFVMPFHTIAGLGSMTTLTLMGATLVLPATVEPALSLRIIADEKISVIAQTPTFYMALARDSTFGSTAVGQVRRCLTYGGQVSPHTIEAWASAAPEAIWGTYWGQSELSQLGSVGWFSTLDDIPGGDASWIGKPVTHLEVKVVDAEGNDAEIGELVCRTPSVMLGYFKDEERTAEVFRGGWVHTGDMVRVDADGNLFFYDRMKDMIKTGGMNVSSQEVERAIHTHPEVLRAAVVGVPDPYWSEAVTAFVIAREGCTPDPQAIIEHCRIELAIYKAPKSVYIVEELPVDAQGKILKRNLRTMATAAEEPV; this is translated from the coding sequence CGGCACTGCCCAGCATCACCGTTCGTTGATCGGCCGCGCCACCATCGGCGATCAACTTCGTCGACACGCGCGAACGCAGCCGCACAAGACCGCGTTCATCAGCTACCGATCCGACGGCACGCGCCTGGTCACCACATACGGAGAGCTCGACGCACACGCGAACCGATTCGCCAACCTCCTCCTCGATCTCGGGGTGCGGCACGGTGACCGAGTTGCGTCGATGGCGCGCAACAGTGTCGACGTGGTCATCGCCTACTACGGCACACTCAAGATCGGCGCCGCGTTCACCGGCATCAACGTCATGTATCGATCAGCAGAAGTGCAGCACCAACTCGAACACGCAGAGCCGACCGTGGTCGTCGCCGATGCCGAATTCGCCGACACGGTCGCCGACGTCAAACCGGAGTCGACGACGCTCGTCACGTTCGGCGCGCACTACGAGGAGCTGACGGCGCAGTTGCCCTCGTCCGACCCCGAAGTCGACATGGACGAGAACGACGTCGCCATGGTCATCTATACCTCCGGCACCGAGGCCGCACCGAAAGGTGTGATGATTCCGCATCGCAACTTCCTGATCTCCACGGCGCCCGCGTGGAGTTGGGGTCTGCAAACAGGTCCCGAGGACACCTGGCTGTTCGTCATGCCGTTCCACACCATCGCAGGCCTCGGATCGATGACAACTCTGACACTGATGGGTGCCACACTCGTGTTGCCTGCAACCGTCGAACCGGCACTCTCGCTCCGGATCATCGCCGACGAGAAGATCTCGGTCATCGCCCAAACTCCGACGTTCTACATGGCACTCGCTCGCGACTCCACTTTCGGGAGCACCGCCGTCGGGCAGGTCCGGCGTTGTCTCACCTACGGTGGCCAGGTCTCACCCCACACCATCGAGGCGTGGGCGAGTGCGGCACCGGAAGCAATCTGGGGCACGTATTGGGGACAGTCGGAACTTTCCCAACTGGGATCGGTCGGCTGGTTCTCCACCCTCGACGACATTCCCGGTGGGGACGCGTCGTGGATCGGTAAGCCGGTCACGCACCTGGAGGTCAAGGTCGTCGACGCCGAAGGCAACGACGCCGAGATCGGCGAATTGGTTTGTCGCACTCCGTCGGTGATGCTCGGATACTTCAAGGACGAGGAACGAACAGCCGAAGTCTTCCGTGGCGGCTGGGTACACACCGGCGATATGGTGCGCGTCGACGCCGATGGAAATCTGTTCTTCTACGATCGCATGAAGGACATGATCAAGACCGGGGGAATGAATGTATCTTCGCAAGAGGTCGAACGCGCCATTCACACACACCCGGAGGTGCTGCGGGCGGCCGTCGTCGGAGTGCCCGATCCCTATTGGTCCGAGGCAGTGACTGCCTTCGTCATCGCGCGCGAGGGGTGCACCCCCGATCCGCAGGCCATCATCGAGCACTGCCGGATCGAACTGGCGATCTACAAGGCTCCGAAGTCGGTGTACATCGTCGAAGAACTACCCGTCGACGCGCAGGGCAAGATCCTCAAGAGGAACCTTCGAACCATGGCCACCGCAGCGGAGGAGCCCGTATGA
- a CDS encoding thioesterase family protein yields the protein MTDTHPFDDALTLEAVRDGVVRGHTSTAYKNMVGPFGGLTAATLIRAVEKHPDRLGEPISITINFAGPVSDGAFEISTRAVRTNRSNQHWYLELSQGGVVATTATAVFGSRRETWNDVEASSPAAPAPSDLEAGGFPDFIAWAKNYEMHFAAGKLSEEETVDSTATLWVRDAPPRQLDFASLTSMCDVFYPRVFQRRGKFVPAGTISLTIHYFATAADLATQAEGHLLGTAHSRRFNQGYFDQSAELWGTDGNLLATSHQVVYYKD from the coding sequence ATGACCGACACGCACCCCTTCGACGACGCGTTGACACTGGAAGCCGTCCGCGACGGCGTCGTTCGAGGTCACACGTCCACTGCATACAAAAACATGGTCGGACCGTTCGGTGGTCTCACCGCGGCAACGTTGATTCGCGCTGTCGAAAAGCATCCCGACCGTCTCGGCGAACCGATTTCGATCACGATCAACTTCGCCGGTCCTGTTTCCGACGGCGCATTCGAGATTTCCACTCGTGCCGTGCGCACCAACCGCAGCAATCAGCATTGGTATCTCGAACTCTCACAGGGCGGTGTAGTCGCCACCACCGCAACGGCCGTGTTCGGGTCGCGCCGGGAAACGTGGAACGACGTCGAGGCATCTTCCCCTGCCGCACCGGCGCCGTCGGACCTCGAAGCCGGTGGTTTCCCTGACTTCATCGCCTGGGCAAAGAACTACGAAATGCACTTCGCTGCAGGAAAACTCAGCGAGGAAGAAACGGTCGACTCGACCGCGACATTATGGGTGCGCGACGCTCCTCCTCGTCAACTCGATTTCGCGTCGCTGACCTCGATGTGCGACGTCTTCTATCCGCGCGTGTTTCAGCGTCGCGGCAAATTCGTTCCGGCAGGGACGATTTCACTCACCATCCACTACTTCGCGACAGCCGCAGATCTAGCGACACAGGCCGAAGGTCATCTGCTCGGCACGGCGCATTCACGACGGTTCAACCAGGGGTATTTCGACCAGTC
- a CDS encoding TetR/AcrR family transcriptional regulator — protein MTAPDREAVVPRQIRTQRRREDIASKAAEIFARDGYANVGMRDIADAVGIRGASLYHHFPSKEDILFAVCLTVTEEPSEENLPLLDAPGTPTQRLASLVRAHLVHLNLRRVEYIVGLHELASLTPEHRATIEDYRRRYQRRVREVIAAGMHTGEFTVSDARVAAFAVTDMLNGISNWFHDGGDLSIEAVADTYVDLAVHRLLGAPGND, from the coding sequence ATGACCGCACCCGATCGAGAAGCCGTCGTCCCACGCCAGATCCGAACGCAACGCCGCCGCGAGGACATCGCGTCGAAAGCGGCAGAAATCTTTGCGCGCGACGGGTATGCCAATGTCGGCATGCGTGACATCGCCGATGCTGTCGGAATACGCGGAGCGAGTCTGTACCATCACTTTCCCTCCAAAGAAGACATCCTCTTCGCGGTCTGCCTCACCGTCACCGAGGAACCGTCCGAAGAGAACCTGCCGCTGCTCGACGCACCGGGTACGCCCACACAAAGGTTGGCGTCGCTGGTGCGGGCGCATCTCGTTCATCTCAACCTCCGACGCGTCGAGTACATCGTCGGGCTCCACGAGCTGGCGTCGCTGACGCCGGAACACCGAGCCACGATCGAGGACTATCGGCGTCGCTACCAACGACGCGTGCGCGAGGTCATTGCCGCCGGTATGCACACCGGGGAGTTCACGGTGTCCGATGCCCGCGTAGCCGCCTTCGCGGTGACGGACATGCTGAACGGAATAAGCAACTGGTTCCATGACGGAGGGGATCTGAGCATCGAAGCCGTCGCAGACACCTACGTCGACCTCGCCGTGCACCGACTTCTCGGTGCGCCGGGCAATGATTGA
- a CDS encoding DMT family transporter, with protein MTSLTDDVRVQPTSRLASGLGLAAVSSAAFGLSGPLAKGLLDAGWTAGAAVTARVLIAAAVLALPGALAMRGRWNLVPRSLGTIVAYGAIAVAGCQLAFFNAVGYMPVGVALLIEFTSPVAVIGWIWLRHKQRPTVKTVFGAAVAAVGLVFVLDLISGAAIDPIGVLWALGAMAGAAVYWIMSAEEGHGLPPLALAAGGLLCGGVILMLAGLIGIVPFAATTSNVILAGATVPWWVSIALLGVVTAALAYVCGIAAIRRLGSRLASFVGLTEVLSALVFAWLLLGETPRLVQVCGGGLILLGVVIVKLGEPKGGVSGAGNDECVRGISAVACAPERNVLE; from the coding sequence ATGACGAGTTTGACTGATGACGTCCGCGTGCAGCCAACGTCCAGGCTGGCCTCGGGGCTCGGCTTGGCCGCAGTGTCCTCGGCCGCGTTCGGTCTCTCCGGGCCACTGGCAAAGGGGCTTCTCGACGCCGGGTGGACTGCTGGGGCTGCGGTGACCGCGCGAGTTCTGATTGCGGCCGCAGTCCTTGCGCTACCCGGTGCGTTGGCTATGCGGGGTCGCTGGAATCTAGTACCCCGCAGCCTGGGGACCATCGTGGCGTACGGCGCGATCGCCGTCGCGGGATGTCAGCTCGCATTCTTCAACGCTGTCGGTTACATGCCGGTAGGTGTTGCATTGCTGATCGAATTCACCTCGCCTGTCGCAGTCATCGGCTGGATATGGTTGCGCCACAAGCAACGTCCGACGGTCAAGACCGTCTTCGGCGCGGCAGTGGCGGCAGTCGGTCTGGTGTTCGTGCTCGACTTGATCTCGGGTGCAGCGATCGACCCGATCGGAGTTCTATGGGCGCTCGGTGCGATGGCCGGAGCAGCCGTCTACTGGATCATGTCGGCCGAAGAAGGACACGGTCTACCGCCGTTGGCCCTCGCAGCCGGCGGGCTGTTGTGCGGCGGAGTGATCCTGATGTTGGCGGGGCTGATCGGGATCGTGCCGTTCGCCGCCACTACCTCGAATGTGATCCTTGCCGGTGCAACCGTGCCCTGGTGGGTGTCGATCGCCTTGTTGGGCGTGGTCACCGCCGCGCTCGCTTACGTCTGCGGAATCGCTGCGATCCGCAGACTCGGCTCGCGCCTCGCCTCGTTCGTCGGGCTCACCGAGGTCCTGTCCGCTCTCGTGTTCGCCTGGCTTTTGCTCGGTGAGACACCGCGGCTCGTTCAGGTGTGCGGCGGCGGCCTCATTCTGCTCGGGGTTGTGATCGTCAAGCTCGGGGAGCCGAAAGGTGGCGTCAGCGGTGCAGGGAACGATGAATGTGTACGTGGTATTTCGGCGGTGGCGTGCGCGCCCGAGAGGAACGTTTTGGAGTGA
- a CDS encoding CGNR zinc finger domain-containing protein, translating to MIFAHDTEGAMLSAVVLVNSAEDPDTMTTLAQLSAFFVEQRYTGRFDGDLAELDAVRALRPLLRTLLISDRDGAVEIVNHILADAEALPRLVRHGDMDWHLHAVSDDRPLADRIAVETAMAMIDVIRADELSRLDVCAADCGGIVFDLSRNRSRKFCSTSCGNRTAVAAYRARQGS from the coding sequence ATGATTTTCGCTCATGACACCGAAGGGGCGATGCTGTCCGCTGTCGTCTTGGTGAACTCGGCAGAGGATCCGGACACGATGACGACGCTCGCGCAACTGTCAGCGTTCTTCGTCGAGCAGCGCTACACCGGCCGATTCGACGGCGATCTCGCCGAACTCGACGCAGTCCGCGCGCTGCGGCCACTGTTGCGAACACTGCTCATAAGCGACCGCGACGGTGCCGTGGAGATCGTCAACCACATCCTCGCCGACGCCGAAGCACTGCCGCGGCTGGTCCGACATGGAGACATGGACTGGCATCTGCATGCGGTGAGCGATGACAGGCCCCTGGCCGACAGGATCGCCGTCGAGACTGCCATGGCGATGATCGATGTGATTCGTGCCGACGAACTCTCACGGCTCGACGTCTGCGCGGCCGACTGCGGCGGCATCGTGTTCGACCTTTCCCGCAACCGTTCCCGAAAGTTTTGCTCTACCTCTTGCGGAAACAGGACTGCTGTCGCGGCCTATCGCGCCAGGCAAGGCAGTTGA
- a CDS encoding serine hydrolase domain-containing protein — protein sequence MIDGDWDPGFRQVRDALADGIDSGAELGASIVVDIDGRRVVDVWGGHCDSARTRPWVRDTITNVWSTTKTVTNLAALMLMDRGLLDPYAPVAKYWPEFEANGKHDIEVRHVLSHTSGVSGWDAPFTTENMYDWELATSRLAAQSPWWDSRTTSGYHAATQGHLVGELVRRTTGKTLAQFVTEDIARPLGADFQIGAREQDWGRIAAVVPPPVSTSPKIADPSKVRRRTFLGPPIDAESANTAPWRRAELGALNGHGNARSVATILSALSLGGTVDGVRLLGRDAVELAFDEQSNGVDLALGVPLRFGIGFALPQLETVPYIPEEKICFWGGWGGSLIVMHPESGMTFSYMMNRMGEGIIGSDRARDCLQATYAALSASS from the coding sequence ATGATTGACGGCGACTGGGACCCGGGCTTCCGTCAGGTTCGCGACGCGTTGGCGGACGGCATCGACTCGGGTGCGGAACTCGGCGCCTCGATCGTCGTAGATATCGACGGCCGTCGTGTCGTAGACGTCTGGGGTGGCCACTGCGATTCCGCTCGCACCCGTCCGTGGGTTCGAGACACGATCACCAATGTCTGGTCGACGACCAAAACAGTAACCAACCTCGCCGCATTGATGCTGATGGATCGTGGACTGCTGGACCCCTATGCACCGGTTGCGAAGTACTGGCCCGAGTTCGAGGCCAACGGCAAACACGACATCGAGGTGCGACACGTGCTGTCGCACACATCCGGTGTCTCGGGCTGGGATGCGCCGTTCACCACCGAGAACATGTACGACTGGGAGTTGGCCACCAGTCGATTGGCTGCGCAGTCGCCGTGGTGGGATTCGCGCACCACATCCGGCTATCACGCCGCTACGCAAGGACATCTCGTCGGCGAACTCGTGCGCCGCACGACGGGTAAGACGCTGGCGCAGTTCGTCACCGAAGATATCGCGCGCCCCCTCGGTGCCGACTTCCAGATCGGTGCTCGCGAGCAGGACTGGGGACGTATCGCCGCCGTCGTGCCGCCACCTGTAAGCACTTCGCCGAAGATTGCCGACCCGTCGAAAGTGCGACGCCGCACTTTCCTGGGCCCGCCGATCGACGCCGAGTCCGCCAACACCGCGCCGTGGCGCCGCGCCGAACTGGGTGCGCTCAACGGTCACGGTAATGCTCGCTCCGTCGCAACGATCTTGTCCGCGCTCTCACTCGGCGGAACGGTCGACGGCGTACGTCTGCTCGGACGCGACGCGGTGGAGCTTGCGTTCGACGAGCAGAGTAACGGAGTCGATTTGGCCTTGGGTGTGCCACTGCGTTTCGGAATCGGATTCGCACTGCCGCAGCTCGAGACGGTTCCTTACATTCCCGAGGAGAAAATATGTTTTTGGGGTGGATGGGGTGGGTCACTGATCGTCATGCATCCCGAAAGTGGAATGACGTTCTCCTACATGATGAATCGCATGGGTGAGGGGATCATCGGATCCGACCGGGCCAGAGACTGTTTACAGGCCACGTACGCCGCGCTGAGCGCAAGCTCATGA
- a CDS encoding SRPBCC domain-containing protein yields the protein MTVISTDRDEENLVFTIVAEFDAKVDRVWQIWADPRMLELWWAPATSPATFETHEFEPGGVAHYYMLGSHGQKVRGRWSITSIDAPRTLSFDDGFADVNWDPIEDMGTAHAVVELMDLGGRTRMTTTMTFDTAEQMQPMAEMKMDEDLVTAICQIDGILAGPAAP from the coding sequence ATGACCGTCATCAGCACCGACAGGGATGAGGAAAACCTCGTCTTCACGATCGTTGCCGAGTTCGACGCGAAAGTCGATCGCGTCTGGCAGATCTGGGCAGACCCACGCATGCTCGAACTATGGTGGGCTCCAGCTACTTCGCCGGCGACATTCGAGACCCATGAGTTCGAACCAGGCGGGGTGGCCCACTACTACATGCTCGGTTCCCACGGGCAGAAAGTTCGGGGGCGGTGGTCGATCACATCAATCGACGCACCGCGAACTTTGTCCTTCGACGACGGGTTCGCCGACGTGAATTGGGATCCCATCGAAGACATGGGCACTGCGCATGCCGTCGTAGAACTGATGGACCTCGGCGGTCGGACCCGGATGACTACGACGATGACCTTCGATACCGCGGAACAGATGCAACCGATGGCCGAGATGAAGATGGATGAGGACTTGGTGACAGCAATATGCCAAATCGACGGGATCCTTGCAGGGCCGGCTGCCCCGTAG
- a CDS encoding nucleoside/nucleotide kinase family protein, translating to MSKQQSVYRAESFDRMLEYMAERARDSVSSGERKILGITGPPGSGKSTVCKALGEVLGASAAIVEMDGFHLANSELTRLSRRDRKGAPDTFDVDGYVALLGRLREQDSEVIYAPRFDRGLEESVGSAVPIMRSTALIITEGNYLLSTGGGWQRVRPVLDEVWYLDVAQNILTERLISRQRRHGKALADARMWTEQVDLPNSNIVAGERERADLVFAVPEDPNSYRG from the coding sequence GTGAGCAAGCAACAATCGGTGTATCGCGCGGAGTCGTTCGATCGGATGCTCGAGTACATGGCCGAGCGAGCTCGCGACTCGGTCAGCTCCGGCGAACGAAAGATCCTGGGTATCACAGGTCCTCCCGGCTCAGGGAAGTCGACGGTGTGCAAGGCTCTCGGCGAGGTGCTCGGAGCGAGCGCCGCGATCGTCGAGATGGACGGATTCCACCTCGCGAACAGCGAGCTGACAAGGCTCTCCAGACGCGACCGCAAAGGGGCTCCCGACACGTTCGATGTGGACGGGTACGTCGCATTGCTCGGGCGGCTACGCGAGCAGGACTCCGAGGTGATCTACGCACCCCGATTCGATCGCGGATTGGAGGAATCGGTCGGATCAGCAGTGCCGATCATGCGCAGCACGGCCTTGATCATCACCGAAGGCAACTACCTGCTGTCCACGGGTGGGGGTTGGCAGCGTGTCCGACCGGTACTCGATGAGGTGTGGTATCTCGACGTCGCGCAGAACATTCTCACCGAACGATTGATCAGCAGACAGCGTCGTCACGGAAAAGCGCTCGCGGATGCACGTATGTGGACCGAACAAGTGGATCTTCCGAATTCGAATATTGTTGCAGGAGAACGTGAGCGAGCCGACCTGGTCTTTGCAGTGCCAGAGGATCCGAATTCATACCGCGGATAG
- a CDS encoding VOC family protein, protein MTENMHHRLNYIEFSVTDLPGAQAFYRSAFGWDFNSYGPGYAGIVGADGDEVGGLALVDEPAPRGGPLVLLYSDDLDATVESVSAAGGAVVNGPYEFPGGRRFHFADPSGNELGVWGP, encoded by the coding sequence ATGACCGAGAACATGCATCACCGACTGAACTACATCGAGTTTTCCGTGACCGATCTGCCTGGTGCCCAAGCGTTCTACCGCAGCGCATTCGGCTGGGATTTCAACAGCTACGGCCCTGGGTATGCGGGGATCGTCGGTGCTGACGGCGATGAAGTGGGCGGCCTGGCTCTGGTGGACGAACCTGCACCGAGGGGAGGTCCACTTGTGCTCTTGTATTCCGATGACCTCGACGCGACGGTGGAGTCGGTCAGTGCAGCGGGTGGCGCGGTGGTGAACGGCCCGTACGAGTTCCCCGGCGGTCGACGCTTCCACTTCGCCGATCCCAGCGGCAACGAACTCGGAGTCTGGGGCCCCTGA